The genomic segment AAAAAATCACCTCAGTTTATTACCATTAGAAAAAATATCATCCAGGGCATAAAAAAACAATCTATTTCTGGGCTTTATGGCTCGGCAAAGGCATATTTCCTTGCCGCATTAAAAAATGAAGTCAATCGTCCATTCTTGATTATCCTGCCAGGCCAAACTGAAGCAGAAAGATTCTATACAGACCTCCAGGCTTTTTCAGAAAAAGAAGTCCTTTTTTTCCCGGATTTAGAAATCCTATCTACGGATGAAATACCACCACACAAGGAATTAGTTGGTCAACGACTGGCTGTCTTAGATAGATTATTATCTGCAAAATCAGAAGATGTCATCATCGTTAGCCCCATTCGGGCTATCCTTTATAAGACCTTTTCGCCCAATACCTTACAGCAGACAAAAATTTCCATCCAAACAAGTATTAGTCTTGATATTCTCCTTGATAAACTTATCCAGCATGGATATTTGCGGGATGAGATGGTGGAAACAAAAGGCACATTTAGCCATCGCGGTGGAATTGTTGATGTTTATCCTGTCCATGCTGACCTTCCTGTCCGTATTGAATTTTTTGGGGATGAAATTGAGTCTCTCCGCCAGTTCGATACCATTACCCAAAGGTCAGTGGCTTTTATTGACCAGGTAACTATCCTGCCTGTGCAAGAAAATATCAAGGAAAATGACGGCAGTATCTTTGATTACCTGTTAGAATCTTCTCTGGTCGTTCTGGATGACCCGGCTTATCTCCAGAATGAGGCTAATCGGTTACAAAATGTAGGTAAATTCAATATTCAAGGTTTGACACAACCCCTTGTAACCTTTGAAGATGGTGGAGAATTTGAGTTTTTTACCCGACCTATTTTAGAATTTAAAAACAACATTGCCTTATTTATTGATGAATATAAAAATTGGCAGGAAGAAGGTAATCAGATTGTCGTCATTGCTGGATACAAAGGACAGGAAATGCGAATAAAGGAGTTATTGAAAGATGAGAATTTAATCATTACCTCGGCTGATATTAAACAGGGATTTCAATTTAGAGAAATTCAATTGGTTTTAGTTACCGATAAAGAGATTTTTGGCTATCAAGCACCAATCCAGCTACGAAGATTTGACCATTCAGACACTCTGCCTATTTCAACATTTACCGATCTTAAAATCGGTGATTATGTTGTCCATAATAATTTTGGCATAGGTAGATATGCTGGCATAACCACCCTTAAGGTAGAAGGGGTAAAAAAAGACCTGCTTTTGATTGAATATGCCCAGGGAGATAAACTTTATATTCCTTTAGACCAATTTGGGTTAGTCAATAAGTATATTGGAGATAAAGATAGACCTCCAAAAATATATCGTCTGGCAGATCCCACCTGGACACGGGTAAAGAACAAGGTCAAAAAGTCCCTTGAGTCAATTGCTAAGGAGTTAATTGAGTTGTATGCGGCAAGAAAATCATTGCCAGGATTTGCTTTTTCTAAAGATACTGATTGGCAATATGAATTTGAGGAAGGATTTATTTACGAGGAGACACCTGACCAACTCAAGGCAATTTCAGACATTAAAAAAGATATGGAAAATCCTCAACCAATGGACAGGTTAATTTGTGGTGATGTCGGATATGGAAAAACAGAGGTTGCTTTGAGAGGGGCATTTAAAGCCGTGCTAAATAGCAAGCAGGTCGCCGTCCTCGTTCCCACAACGATTTTAGCCTTTCAGCACTACAATACCTTTGTGCAAAGACTTGCTCCTTTCCCAATCAAGGTAGAGATGTTAAGTCGGTTCAAGACTAAAGCGCAACAACGAAAGATAATTGAGGGATTAAAAAACGGCCAGGTCGATATTTGTATTGGCACACATCGCCTGCTTCAAAAGGATATTGCCTTTCATAATTTAGGTCTTTTGGTGATTGATGAAGAACAACGATTTGGGGTAAAACATAAAGAAAAACTTAAAACATTACGCAAATTGGTTGATGTTCTGACATTGACCGCAACACCTATTCCCAGAACCTTGTATATGTCTTTATCTGGAGCCAGGGATATGAGTATTATCAATACCCCGCCTCCAGAACGATTACCGATAAAGACATTTATTTTGCCTTTTAATAAACAGGTGATTAGAGAAGCGGTTCTTCGTGAGATGGAGCGTGGCGGACAAATCTATTTTGTTCATACTGAGGTGAAAACAATCTCTCGACTATCTTTGTCTTTAACCCAGATAGTTCCTGAGGCAAAAATTGCCATTGCCCATGGCCAGATGGACGAACATGAACTTGAAAATATAATGTTAGAGTTTTTAAACCATAAATATGATGTCTTACTCTCCACCTCAATTATTGAATCAGGCATAGACATATCTACGGTCAATACGATTATTATTAATAATGCCCACCAGTTTGGTCTGGCACAACTTTATCAATTAAGGGGACGGGTTGGTCGGTCAAAACATATGGCTTATGCCTATCTTTTTTATCCAACAGAATTTATGGTCTCCGAGATGGCTAAAGAAAGATTGGAGGCAATACGCGAATTTTCAGATTTAGGTTCTGGATTTAAAGTGGCAATGCGCGACCTGGAAATACGCGGGGCAGGCAATATCCTTGGTGCTGAACAACACGGCAATTTACTTGAAGTCGGATTTGATTTATATTGTAAATTACTTCAGGAGGCAGTCGCCAGGGTAAAAGGAGAAAAAATCGTAGATGAGACCTTGCCAGGTATAGATTTACCCTGTGATACTTATATCCCGGAAGAATATATTAAAGATATTACTCAACGATATGCCGTCTATAAAAAACTGTCATCCTGTAAAGACTTTAATGCCTTACAAGAAGTTAAAGAAGAATTGGCGGATAGATACGGGAAAATCCCAATGCCTGTCCAGAGGCTTTTAGAGCTTTTCCAGATGCGGTTGATGGCAAAAAAAGTCGGTATTACCTCCTTGAGTATCTCTAAAGGATATATGACCATTGAATTACCGTCGGATGAAAAATTAATCCCAAATGTTCTTTCTTTAGTCACTACCTTTCCTGAATATTTAACACTAAATCCAAGAAAAACTAATTGCTTGATTTTAAAATGGGGTAAAGATGAGGAAAAGAGTATTTCGTTTTTGAGAAAGGTATTGGAGAAATTGGAAGTGTAGGACGCAAGATTTCGACCTCTGCAGTTAAAATAAACCACGAAGGGCACGAAGACCACGAAGAAAAAATATTGTAACTATTCAGTAATTATTCAGCCACAGATTAACACGGATAAATAGCAGAGGACAGAGGGCAGAAGGCAGAAGGCAGAGGGCAGAGGACAGAGGGCAGAAGGCAGAGGGCAGAGGACAGAGGGCAGAAGGCAGAAGACAGAGGGCAGAGGACAGAGGGCAGAGGACAACAGGAGAAAAACCCTTTAGCCTAATTACGGACACGGATACCGGACACGATTCACGAATTTTCCGTGTTTCATCCGTGTCCATCTGTGGCTGAATAGTTACGATTTGGTTTATAATTCTTCGTGCCCTTCGTGTTCTTCGTGGTTTTAAAAGATGTGAGGAAAGTTAATCTAACCGCACAGGTGGAAAATTTGTGTGGAGCAACGCCAACACACAATTCTGGGTTGAACTAACACAATGGAGTATTATTTGGAATTTGAATAAAAGGCTATTTTGGATTTGGTAGGTTTAGTTGTCTATTTTTGAGACTTCTATAGTTCGCTTTAATCCAGGTGTGAATGATTTTAAGCCGCATAAAGGGAATATTATCGGTTTTTGTTTCCCTATTTACAAATTTACATATTACTTAATTAAGTAATATACCTAAAAAGAAAATTCATTATTATCAGATAGTTACAAACCTATTACTTAAAAATTGGGAAGTTACGGATCAAGATAAAATAATTTACATACGGGGGTGGCTATCATGCTCCCGATGAGTACAATTTTTATAGGTCGCTGTCCCTGTTTTTGTCCTTATCAACATCATCTCTTTTTTATCCCGCAAGGAATCCTATAGAGCCTCTGGCGTCCTGGCGACCTCAAGGGATAGGTGTGCCCTCTTACGAAAAACTAAACATATACAATTCCTACTGTTTGGGTTTTTTCGGCTGATTGTTCTCGATACGATGTTGAAAAAGCAAGTTTTTATCAGCAAAATACAAAATCATCCTCCCAAACCAGTCAATTTTCCAGCTGCCTTGGCAAGAGGATTAAGAATTTTCTCTACCAATTCAATTGAAGCCG from the bacterium genome contains:
- the mfd gene encoding transcription-repair coupling factor encodes the protein MPISVLNPFISLIKKSPQFITIRKNIIQGIKKQSISGLYGSAKAYFLAALKNEVNRPFLIILPGQTEAERFYTDLQAFSEKEVLFFPDLEILSTDEIPPHKELVGQRLAVLDRLLSAKSEDVIIVSPIRAILYKTFSPNTLQQTKISIQTSISLDILLDKLIQHGYLRDEMVETKGTFSHRGGIVDVYPVHADLPVRIEFFGDEIESLRQFDTITQRSVAFIDQVTILPVQENIKENDGSIFDYLLESSLVVLDDPAYLQNEANRLQNVGKFNIQGLTQPLVTFEDGGEFEFFTRPILEFKNNIALFIDEYKNWQEEGNQIVVIAGYKGQEMRIKELLKDENLIITSADIKQGFQFREIQLVLVTDKEIFGYQAPIQLRRFDHSDTLPISTFTDLKIGDYVVHNNFGIGRYAGITTLKVEGVKKDLLLIEYAQGDKLYIPLDQFGLVNKYIGDKDRPPKIYRLADPTWTRVKNKVKKSLESIAKELIELYAARKSLPGFAFSKDTDWQYEFEEGFIYEETPDQLKAISDIKKDMENPQPMDRLICGDVGYGKTEVALRGAFKAVLNSKQVAVLVPTTILAFQHYNTFVQRLAPFPIKVEMLSRFKTKAQQRKIIEGLKNGQVDICIGTHRLLQKDIAFHNLGLLVIDEEQRFGVKHKEKLKTLRKLVDVLTLTATPIPRTLYMSLSGARDMSIINTPPPERLPIKTFILPFNKQVIREAVLREMERGGQIYFVHTEVKTISRLSLSLTQIVPEAKIAIAHGQMDEHELENIMLEFLNHKYDVLLSTSIIESGIDISTVNTIIINNAHQFGLAQLYQLRGRVGRSKHMAYAYLFYPTEFMVSEMAKERLEAIREFSDLGSGFKVAMRDLEIRGAGNILGAEQHGNLLEVGFDLYCKLLQEAVARVKGEKIVDETLPGIDLPCDTYIPEEYIKDITQRYAVYKKLSSCKDFNALQEVKEELADRYGKIPMPVQRLLELFQMRLMAKKVGITSLSISKGYMTIELPSDEKLIPNVLSLVTTFPEYLTLNPRKTNCLILKWGKDEEKSISFLRKVLEKLEV